A part of Candida albicans SC5314 chromosome 2, complete sequence genomic DNA contains:
- a CDS encoding uncharacterized protein (Protein of unknown function; Spider biofilm induced) has product MVLKDDNPPPPYHLISKEDNQNNSNNDSNNDDDIEDTSEPVSQPKLEDFRSFKYSIESIFPKFDKTKVQDPKFIPTTTEALAHLKLLKAFAVMKSKVVRDADAPKDFQINQWKSFITMAVRRFIIFVSALKTLYIGNNGKTTHRSFEELNKKEEFENVMAHLLPPLDVIMVWHAFLLNPKAFYDTFSRNSFIDFAKYPLPLDRIDFYINNETFEYKVSETYQTNYIDLLKRFTNNGSDLIYHMNNFIMYEQYVIINCPTCKIAISDPIPLVTDGNKGFADSEFMAKKKYQQKSIDSTDCYCSHIEYLTHDQLRKLQLFHDIHASEPLPGINKHFSNFLSHPRFSNRNTSIINYTIKDEAKKFWDNSSISVSTVMVSVISATTKSSDIKKAILRDYLQFNLIHLTVPNNTISIGEDLVGCVLRQESFVKKMNTINWVHSTTAQEKLETSLVRYQRFFRMLTDKNLKRMLVPTLDIDLMWHTHQLWMYGYFHDCLNSPCHSAIDHNDKIEEAKLDNGFEYTSKAYKKKFKEDYSICYCQYCSELRATKREKIKSFFKSSRSDDKKLYSTFKSASSENPLVLESPSHISTHNSIQLPTHTAETRRLKKPVPWSTANSNSQFYVVSPIAPVAEAHSQFYGNGLCCSVTASCASGATCCQIASGGCGSSGGGCSSGGCGATAFGGGGCGGGGGGGCGGGGCGGGGGSN; this is encoded by the coding sequence atggtattaaaagatgataacccaccaccaccttatcatttaatttctaAAGAAGATAATCaaaacaacagcaacaacgATAGCAATAACGACGATGACATAGAGGACACGTCTGAACCAGTATCACAACCCAAACTTGAAGATTTCCGAAGTTTTAAATACTCAATTGAGTCGATTTTCCCAAAATTTGACAAAACTAAAGTTCAAGATCCTAAATTCATTCCCACTACTACTGAAGCTTTAGCccatttgaaattattaaaagcGTTTGCAGTCATGAAAAGCAAAGTTGTTAGAGATGCAGATGCTCCCAAAGactttcaaatcaatcaatggAAATCATTTATCACAATGGCCGTGAGACGATTCATTATCTTTGTATCAGCATTGAAAACTTTATACATTGGCAACAACGGAAAGACAACTCATAGATCTTTTGAAGAgttgaataaaaaagaagaatttgaaaatgttatGGCACACTTGTTACCCCCATTAGACGTAATCATGGTATGGCATGcatttttattgaatcCAAAAGCATTTTACGATACATTTTCTagaaattcatttattgattttgccAAATATCCCTTACCATTGGATAGAATTGACTTCTATATCAATAACGAAACTTTTGAGTACAAGGTCTCCGAAACTtatcaaacaaattatattgatttattgaaaaggTTTACCAATAATGGTAGTGATTTGATATATCATATgaataattttataatGTATGAACAATAtgtcattattaattgtcCAACTTGCAAAATTGCTATATCTGATCCTATTCCATTAGTTACTGATGGAAATAAAGGATTTGCTGATTCTGAATTTATGGCtaagaaaaaatatcaacaaaagtCTATTGATTCTACAGATTGTTATTGTTCTCATATCGAATATCTTACCCATGATCAACTAAGAAAACTTCAATTATTTCACGATATACATGCTTCTGAACCATTACCAGGTATAAACAAacatttttccaattttttaagTCATCCGAGATTTTCAAATAGAAATACatcaataatcaattatacTATAAAAGATGAAGctaaaaaattttgggaCAATTCCAGCATTAGTGTTTCGACAGTAATGGTAAGTGTGATCAGTGCAACTACTAAAAGCAGCGATATTAAGAAAGCTATTCTACGTGATTACTTACAATTCAATCTCATTCATTTGACTGTACCTAATAATACCATTTCAATTGGTGAAGATCTTGTCGGTTGTGTATTACGACAAGAATCTTTTGTCAAAAAAATGAACACAATCAATTGGGTACATTCAACTACAGctcaagaaaaattggaaaccTCATTGGTAAGATATCAAAGGTTTTTCCGGATGTTAACtgataaaaatttgaaaagaatgTTAGTCCCGACTTTAGATATCGATTTAATGTGGCACACGCACCAGCTATGGATGTATGGTTATTTCCATGATTGTTTAAACTCACCATGCCATTCTGCAATTGATCATAATGACAAAATAGAAGAAGCAAAACTTGATAATGGATTTGAATATACTTCTAAAGcttataaaaaaaaattcaaggAAGATTATTCGATTTGTTATTGTCAATATTGTTCTGAATTGCGCGCTACTAAAAgggaaaaaattaaaagctttttcaaatcaagtAGATCTGACGACAAGAAATTATACAGCACGTTTAAATCAGCTTCAAGTGAAAACCCTTTGGTATTAGAGTCTCCATCACATATTAGCACACACAATTCTATTCAATTACCAACACACACGGCAGAAACACGTAGATTAAAAAAACCAGTGCCATGGAGTACTGCTAACAGCAATTCCCAGTTTTATGTTGTGTCTCCAATAGCTCCTGTAGCTGAGGCCCATTCGCAATTTTATGGAAATGGTTTATGTTGTTCTGTGACTGCTTCATGTGCAAGTGGTGCAACATGTTGTCAAATTGCAAGTGGGGGTTGTGGAAGCAGCGGTGGAGGATGCAGCAGTGGAGGATGCGGAGCAACTGCATTTGGTGGGGGTGGGTGTGGAGGTGGTGGAGGTGGGGGGTGCGGTGGAGGAGgatgtggtggtggaggtggTAGCAACTAA